From the Salinimicrobium tongyeongense genome, one window contains:
- a CDS encoding M3 family metallopeptidase, translated as MIPMKKTSLGLMTAVLISACGSGNATAPATQNDQDPTVQKTTMKNDLLQEWTGPYGGVPAFDEMKLEDLQPAMEQAMASHLEEVLIISTNPAPPTFENTILAMQKSGEALDRVFTYYGIWSSNMSSPEFREIQQVLAPKISEYSSKISQNKELFERIKAVYEQSQQDPLPSQQQRAVELMYEDFAMEGANLNEADKERYAQINKELSRLYTQFSNNVLAEEENYVVYLEKDQLSGLPESFVKAAAKAAADRGKEGKYAVLNTRSSMDPFLTYSDERELRKEVWDNYYSRGDNEDEYDNKEVIEEILKLRDERVELLGFENYAQWRLQDRMAKTPERAMELMEAVWPAALARVEEEVADMQAVAEAEGKDIVIAPWDYRYYAEKVRQQKYDLESDEVKQYLQLDKLTEALFYTADRIFNYKFTPVPQGTVPVFHEDVKVWEVTHKDTGKHIGLWYLDPYARKGKRSGAWASQYRSHAEMDEQEETVLASNNSNFVKPAQGEPALVSWDDATTFFHEFGHALHFFSSEVKYPILNSGVRDYTEFQSQLLERWLSTDEVINRFLVHHETGEPIPQELVEKIKKASTFNQGFATTEFLASALMDMKLHTTDPSEIDMGTFEKESLDELNMPSEIVMRHRTPHFGHVFSGEGYATGYYGYLWADVLTSDAAEAFREAPGGFYDENVAEKLVKYLFAPRNAMDPAEAYRLFRGRDANIDALMRDRGFPVPSDKE; from the coding sequence ATGATCCCCATGAAGAAAACCAGTCTTGGATTAATGACCGCCGTGCTTATTTCGGCATGTGGCTCGGGTAATGCTACTGCTCCTGCCACTCAAAATGATCAAGACCCCACTGTACAAAAAACCACTATGAAAAACGATCTTTTACAAGAATGGACCGGCCCTTATGGCGGTGTGCCTGCCTTTGACGAAATGAAACTGGAAGATCTCCAACCTGCCATGGAACAGGCCATGGCCTCACACCTGGAGGAGGTGCTTATCATTTCCACCAACCCGGCCCCGCCAACTTTTGAGAACACTATACTGGCCATGCAGAAGTCGGGAGAGGCCCTAGACCGCGTTTTTACCTACTACGGAATCTGGAGTAGCAATATGTCTTCGCCCGAATTCAGGGAAATTCAGCAGGTTTTGGCACCAAAGATTTCAGAATACTCCTCAAAAATATCACAGAACAAAGAACTTTTTGAGAGGATAAAAGCGGTGTATGAGCAGTCGCAACAAGATCCGTTACCCTCACAACAGCAACGGGCTGTTGAGCTTATGTATGAAGACTTCGCCATGGAAGGGGCCAATCTTAATGAAGCCGATAAAGAGCGATATGCCCAAATCAACAAAGAACTTTCACGCCTGTACACGCAGTTTAGCAACAATGTTTTGGCCGAGGAAGAAAATTACGTGGTGTACCTTGAAAAAGATCAGCTAAGCGGGCTGCCAGAATCTTTTGTAAAAGCAGCAGCAAAAGCAGCAGCCGATCGCGGAAAAGAAGGCAAATACGCCGTGCTTAACACGCGCTCTTCCATGGATCCATTTCTTACTTATTCTGATGAAAGAGAGCTCAGAAAAGAGGTTTGGGACAATTACTATTCCCGTGGCGACAACGAAGACGAATATGACAACAAGGAGGTCATAGAAGAGATTCTGAAGCTTCGCGATGAGCGGGTAGAACTGCTGGGGTTTGAAAATTATGCCCAGTGGAGATTACAGGACCGCATGGCAAAAACCCCCGAAAGGGCCATGGAACTCATGGAAGCCGTATGGCCTGCAGCATTGGCGCGCGTTGAGGAAGAAGTTGCCGATATGCAAGCTGTGGCCGAGGCCGAAGGCAAAGATATTGTGATCGCCCCCTGGGATTACCGCTACTATGCCGAAAAAGTAAGGCAGCAGAAATACGACCTTGAGTCGGATGAAGTAAAGCAGTACCTGCAGCTCGATAAATTGACGGAAGCGTTGTTCTACACAGCCGACAGGATATTCAATTACAAATTCACCCCTGTGCCACAGGGCACCGTACCTGTTTTTCATGAAGACGTAAAGGTTTGGGAAGTGACCCATAAAGATACCGGCAAACATATTGGCCTTTGGTACCTGGATCCTTATGCCCGCAAAGGAAAAAGATCGGGCGCATGGGCATCTCAATACCGCAGCCATGCAGAAATGGATGAACAGGAAGAAACCGTTCTAGCCTCAAACAATTCCAATTTTGTAAAACCTGCCCAGGGAGAGCCGGCACTGGTTTCCTGGGATGACGCCACTACCTTTTTCCACGAGTTTGGCCATGCCCTGCACTTCTTTTCTTCCGAAGTAAAATACCCAATCCTCAACAGCGGGGTAAGGGATTACACCGAATTTCAATCTCAGCTGCTGGAAAGATGGTTGTCTACAGATGAGGTGATCAATCGCTTTTTGGTACATCATGAAACCGGGGAACCCATTCCGCAGGAACTGGTGGAAAAGATCAAAAAAGCTTCCACTTTCAACCAGGGATTTGCGACCACCGAGTTTCTTGCCTCTGCCCTTATGGATATGAAGTTGCACACCACCGATCCTTCAGAAATTGACATGGGTACTTTTGAGAAAGAAAGTCTTGATGAACTCAACATGCCTTCAGAAATTGTCATGAGACACCGCACCCCACACTTTGGCCACGTATTCTCGGGTGAAGGTTATGCTACAGGATACTACGGATATTTGTGGGCCGATGTGCTGACTTCAGATGCCGCGGAAGCTTTCAGGGAAGCCCCGGGAGGCTTTTACGATGAGAATGTCGCTGAAAAACTTGTGAAGTACCTGTTTGCACCACGAAATGCCATGGATCCTGCTGAAGCTTACCGCCTCTTTAGAGGAAGAGATGCAAATATTGATGCCCTTATGAGAGACAGGGGCTTTCCTGTTCCTTCAGATAAAGAATAG
- a CDS encoding TlpA family protein disulfide reductase → MEFLKKNWSNILFIIVIILLLVPQTRKPIQVGLNRVISFSPSKIAEDEREVLEDYNWNLINLEGEPVNFKSSIGKVAVVNLWATWCPPCIAEMPSFQKLYNEYGDKIDFYFVSTEEAAKLQQFLDKKNYRLPVYQPLDMAPQKLQSRSLPTTMVISKNGKIAVNKKGSANWNDSGFKELLDQLLAEN, encoded by the coding sequence ATGGAATTTTTAAAAAAGAACTGGTCCAACATCCTTTTTATTATTGTCATTATCCTGTTGTTGGTTCCCCAAACCCGAAAACCCATACAGGTGGGCCTAAACCGCGTAATTTCTTTTAGCCCGTCAAAAATTGCTGAAGATGAGCGCGAAGTTCTGGAAGATTACAACTGGAACCTCATAAACCTGGAAGGAGAGCCGGTAAATTTTAAGAGCAGTATCGGGAAAGTGGCCGTAGTAAACCTGTGGGCAACCTGGTGCCCTCCATGTATTGCTGAAATGCCCTCTTTTCAGAAGTTATATAACGAGTACGGCGACAAAATTGATTTTTATTTCGTCTCTACTGAAGAAGCCGCCAAACTCCAGCAGTTTTTAGATAAAAAGAACTACAGGCTCCCCGTTTACCAGCCGCTGGATATGGCGCCTCAAAAATTGCAGTCGCGCAGTTTGCCCACCACTATGGTGATCTCCAAAAATGGCAAAATAGCAGTGAATAAAAAAGGTTCGGCAAACTGGAACGATTCCGGTTTTAAAGAGCTGCTTGACCAACTGCTGGCCGAAAATTAA